A section of the bacterium genome encodes:
- a CDS encoding tyrosine recombinase: protein MKQKGLVAIKFTLNNTMHNLSSQDLIEHFLEHLRIEKDYSEQTIDSYDNDLKSILNYFQIEHAKNLQSLSLLQLQHYLKHLSDKNYKNSSIARKISCLRSLAKFMSQNYNSTIDSVWHLSLPKKQLTLPKVISQENIDALLSSEHFNLNKKQDLRNKCILELFYACGLRVSEIINLKTQDLDIHQHIIKVLGKGHKERLVPIHPQAIESIEHYFKEARPLYLKKSSSAYIFVNNRGNALSRQMIWHMIKKHSQKIPGLGNISPHTLRHSFASHLLAQGADLRSIQKMLGHSSLSTTQIYTHIQKQQLHKVFKQQHPRNNSV from the coding sequence ATGAAGCAAAAAGGGCTGGTCGCAATAAAGTTTACTTTGAATAACACAATGCATAATTTATCCAGTCAGGACCTTATTGAGCATTTTTTAGAACACTTGCGCATTGAAAAAGACTACTCTGAACAAACCATCGATTCCTATGACAATGACCTAAAATCTATTCTTAATTACTTTCAAATAGAGCATGCCAAAAACTTACAAAGCCTTAGTTTGCTGCAACTGCAGCATTACCTAAAACACCTGAGCGATAAAAACTATAAAAATAGTAGTATTGCGCGCAAGATTTCATGTTTACGTTCATTGGCAAAGTTCATGAGTCAAAATTACAACAGCACCATTGACAGCGTTTGGCATTTATCTTTGCCTAAAAAGCAATTGACCTTACCTAAAGTCATTTCACAAGAAAACATTGATGCCCTGTTGAGCTCTGAGCACTTTAACTTGAATAAAAAACAAGATTTACGCAACAAATGTATTCTTGAACTATTTTACGCTTGCGGTTTGCGCGTATCTGAAATCATCAACTTAAAAACTCAAGATTTAGATATCCATCAACATATCATTAAGGTCTTAGGCAAAGGCCATAAAGAACGCTTGGTGCCTATCCACCCTCAAGCCATAGAAAGTATAGAACATTATTTTAAAGAGGCTCGACCCTTGTATTTAAAAAAATCATCCTCAGCCTATATTTTTGTTAATAACCGAGGAAATGCATTAAGCCGCCAAATGATCTGGCATATGATCAAAAAACACAGTCAAAAAATTCCGGGTTTGGGCAATATATCTCCTCACACTTTAAGGCATAGTTTTGCCAGTCATCTTTTGGCGCAAGGAGCTGACTTGCGATCCATTCAAAAAATGTTAGGCCATAGCAGCCTAAGCACCACACAAATTTATACGCATATTCAAAAGCAGCAATTGCACAAAGTCTTTAAACAACAGCATCCAAGAAATAACTCTGTTTAG